A genome region from Cucurbita pepo subsp. pepo cultivar mu-cu-16 chromosome LG02, ASM280686v2, whole genome shotgun sequence includes the following:
- the LOC111787579 gene encoding uncharacterized protein LOC111787579 yields the protein MVLDSILASPRRRTPTFRKHFPANELGSWSTLFNRHRYLLTALALLTCLCTIYLYFAITLGATASSCAGLTGAQKELCHLEHAKASLAKGKLKFL from the coding sequence ATGGTTCTTGACAGCATTCTAGCTTCTCCTCGCAGGAGGACCCCAACATTTAGGAAGCATTTTCCTGCAAATGAGTTGGGTAGTTGGTCAACTCTCTTCAATCGTCATCGCTACCTCTTAACCGCACTGGCACTCTTGACTTGCCTTTGCACAATCTACCTTTATTTTGCAATCACATTAGGGGCTACTGCATCGTCTTGTGCGGGTTTGACTGGAGCTCAAAAAGAATTGTGTCATCTGGAGCATGCCAAGGCTTCTCTGGCTAAAGGcaaattgaaatttctatGA
- the LOC111789263 gene encoding ubiquitin receptor RAD23b-like, with amino-acid sequence MKLTVKTLKGSHFEIRVQPTDTVMAVKKHIEDIQGKANYPCGQQLLIHNGKVLKDETTLAENKVSEEGFLVVMLSKSKTSGSAGQSSTQTAQNPPVAQPIINSTPTQVAPSPTPAPQAPAPAPPSAPKNTTSTSDRATDNVQTDTYGQAASNLVAGNNLEETIQQIMDMGGGNWDRETVVRALRAAYNNPERAVDYLYSGIPESAEVAVPVGRFGSGQATGTDGSLPAPASGAPNTAPLNMFPQALPAGGGSGGGGNLGSLEFLRNNPQFQALRTMVHTNPQILQPMLQELGKQNPQLLRLIQDHHAEFLQLINEPVDNFEGEMFEQADPDMPHAINVTPAEQAAIERLEAMGFDRALVIEAFLACDRNEELAANYLLENSGDFDD; translated from the exons ATGAAGCTCACTGTGAAGACCCTCAAGGGAAGCCACTTCGAAATTAGGGTTCAGCCCACCGACACC GTGATGGCTGTCAAGAAACATATTGAAGATATCCAAGGAAAGGCTAATTATCCTTGTGGTCAGCAATTATTGATACACAATGGTAAAGTTCTAAAAGATGAAACTACGCTGGCAGAAAACAAAGTATCTGAAGAGGGTTTCCTAGTTGTCATGCTCAGCAAG AGCAAAACGTCTGGCTCAGCAGGGCAGTCATCGACTCAG ACTGCTCAAAACCCACCTGTAGCTCAACCAATTATAAATTCAACTCCTACCCAAGTTGCACCATCTCCGACTCCTGCACCTCAAGCTCCCGCACCAGCCCCGCCATC TGCCCCTAAGAACACTACATCTACTTCAGACAGGGCGACAGATAA TGTGCAAACAGATACGTACGGTCAAGCTGCTTCAAATTTGGTCGCTGGTAATAACCTGGAAGAGACCATTCAACAAATAATGGATATGGGAGGTGGCAACTGGGACAGAGAAACAGTTGTTCGTGCACTAAGAGCTGCATACAACAATCCAGAGCGTGCAGTGGATTACTTGTACTCC GGTATCCCGGAATCTGCAGAAGTTGCAGTACCAGTGGGTCGTTTTGGTTCTGGTCAAGCCACTGGAACTGATGGATCCCTTCCTGCACCTGCCTCTGGAGCACCCAACACAGCCCCCTTGAACATGTTTCCTCAG GCACTTCCTGCTGGTGGCGGCAGCGGTGGCGGCGGTAATCTTGGATCTCTTGAATTCCTTAGAAACAATCCACAG TTTCAAGCCTTGCGGACGATGGTGCATACAAACCCTCAAATCTTACAG CCCATGCTTCAAGAACTTGGAAAGCAGAATCCCCAGCTTTTGAGACTCATTCAGGATCATCATGCAGAGTTCCTTCAGTTAATTAACGAACCTGTCGATAATTTTGAGGG aGAGATGTTTGAACAGGCTGACCCGGACATGCCTCATGCCATTAATGTCACTCCAGCCGAACAGGCAGCCATCGAACGA CTCGAGGCGATGGGATTCGATAGAGCCTTAGTCATTGAGGCATTTTTGGCGTGCGATCGCAACGAGGAACTAGCAGCTAACTACTTACTGGAGAATTCTGGAGATTTTGATGACTAA